One genomic window of Chelonoidis abingdonii isolate Lonesome George chromosome 5, CheloAbing_2.0, whole genome shotgun sequence includes the following:
- the STBD1 gene encoding starch-binding domain-containing protein 1 yields MNEPLLENSEHTLLETTTSVLSSPPEPENYLATETVATTPREDVPSLSGGGVPGESHEMESPVKESATPLMNYCEYLSNETLGSSTAESELLKGQESEAPCGNTLAETSPSSDLHEDESEEQSGQTLEYQDVVDHEDWGVVPEDSAWGDASKNSSADDFDTSVGQGNKELEQVDFLEADSKAKRVAAVPPMPQNIHVNFRVHYITHIDAQLIAVTGDHECLGQWHKYVPLKCDKDGFWSDTVILPADSKIEWKFILVENGKVTRWEECNNRTLMTEHEDRAAHQWWGYH; encoded by the exons ATGAACG aGCCTCTCCTGGAAAACAGTGAGCATACCTTGTTAGAAACCACTACCAGTGTCCTGTCCAGCCCTCCAGAGCCTGAGAACTACCTGGCAACAGAGACTGTAGCAACTACCCCAAGAGAAGATGTCCCATCTCTAAGTGGTGGTGGTGTTCCTGGAGAATCTCATGAAATGGAGTCACCGGTCAAAGAATCTGCCACCCCACTAATGAATTACTGTGAATACTTAAGCAATGAAACCCTTGGTTCCTCTACAGCAGAATCAGAACTATTAAAGGGACAGGAGAGTGAGGCACCATGTGGGAACACTTTGGCAGAAACATCACCATCTAGTGACCTGCATGAGGATGAAAGTGAAGAACAGTCTGGTCAGACACTTGAGTATCAGGACGTGGTTGATCATGAGGACTGGGGAGTTGTTCCTGAAGACTCAGCCTGGGGAGATGCTAGTAAAAACAGTAGTGCAGATGACTTTGACACCAGTGTGGGCCAAGGCAACAAGGAGTTGGAACAAGTAGACTTCCTTGAGGCTGATTCAAAAGCAAAGCGGGTTGCCGCTGTGCCCCCAATGCCTCAGAATATCCACGTGAACTTCCGTGTGCACTACATCACTCACATTGATGCTCAGCTGATTGCTGTCACAGGTGACCATGAGTGTCTTGGTCAGTGGCACAAGTACGTACCACTCAAGTGTGACAAGGATGGGTTCTGGTCTGACACTGTTATCTTACCAGCAGATTCCAAAATAGAGTGGAAGTTCATTTTGGTGGAGAATGGGAAGGTCACACGTTGGGAAGAATGTAACAACAGAACCTTAATGACTGAACATGAAGATAGAGCGGCCCATCAGTGGTGGGGATATCATTGA